The following coding sequences lie in one Moritella viscosa genomic window:
- the polA gene encoding DNA polymerase I, with translation MSTIPSNPLVLVDGSSYLFRAYHSPPHLTNADGMATGAVYGVVNMLKSLLTQFSPSHIAVIFDAKGPTFRNEMYPDYKAHRPPMPDDLRCQIEPVHEIVKALGLPLICISGVEADDVIGTIAAQASAEGRAVLISTGDKDMAQLVDENVTLINTMTDTVLDPQGVKDKFGVPPELIIDLLGLMGDAADNIPGVPGVGEKTALGLLQGLGSIKDIYSNLDAIAPLGFRGSKTLAKKMIEHKDNAEISYALATIKLDVETGVTLDDLAITETDTDALAELYQQMGFKRWLAALVGGADATKHVYAGKAAKSSSAASESDSGDLIAACTIERSNYETILTQADFDRWLVKLQKADLFALDTETTSLNYMQAELVGLSFAVAEGEAAYLPVAHDYLDAPEQLDRDHVLASLKALLEDSNAKKVGQNLKYDKSVLANYGINLAGIAYDTMIESYVYNSIATRHNMDSLADKYLNHKTISFEEIAGKGKKQLTFNQIELEQASPYAAEDADVTLRLHNVLWAKLEAEPSLVTLFNEVELPLVSILSGVERQGVLIEKSKLDAQSVELGIRMLELEAKAHEIAEQPFNLSSPKQLQEILFVKMELPVIKKTPKGAPSTAEEVLQELTLNYPLPKIILEYRSLSKLKSTYTDKLPTLIEEKTGRVHTSYHQAVTATGRLSSSDPNLQNIPVRAGEGRRIRQAFIPEAGYKYVAVDYSQIELRIMAHLSQDKGLLTAFSEGKDIHRATAAEVFSVELDDVTSDQRRSAKAINFGLIYGMSAFGLGRQLNIPQKEAKQYMARYFERYPGVLTYMDETRKVAKDKGYVETLSGRRLYLPEINARNKMRQMAAERAAINAPMQGTASDIIKKAMINVAGWIETVEADSIRMLMQVHDELVFEIKEEHVDDYIVNIKTLMAAAMSLDVPLLAEAGVGDNWDEAH, from the coding sequence ATGTCTACGATCCCTAGCAATCCCCTCGTGCTTGTCGATGGCTCTTCGTATCTGTTCCGTGCTTATCATTCACCCCCGCATTTGACTAATGCTGACGGTATGGCGACGGGTGCTGTATATGGTGTCGTTAACATGTTAAAGAGCTTATTAACACAATTTAGTCCCAGTCATATCGCGGTTATCTTCGATGCTAAAGGCCCTACATTCCGAAATGAAATGTACCCAGATTATAAAGCGCATCGTCCACCAATGCCGGATGATCTACGTTGTCAGATCGAACCTGTGCATGAGATTGTTAAGGCATTAGGTTTACCGTTGATCTGTATTTCGGGTGTTGAAGCCGATGACGTGATCGGTACGATCGCCGCACAAGCCAGTGCCGAAGGTCGTGCTGTATTGATCAGTACCGGTGATAAAGATATGGCGCAGTTGGTTGATGAGAATGTCACGCTAATCAACACCATGACGGATACGGTATTGGATCCACAGGGTGTTAAAGATAAATTTGGTGTACCACCAGAGTTGATCATTGATCTGCTTGGGCTTATGGGTGATGCTGCCGATAATATTCCGGGTGTGCCTGGTGTTGGGGAAAAAACAGCGTTAGGTTTGCTGCAAGGATTGGGTAGCATTAAAGATATCTACAGTAACTTAGACGCTATTGCCCCTTTAGGTTTCCGTGGTTCGAAAACTCTCGCTAAAAAGATGATCGAGCATAAAGATAATGCGGAAATTTCTTATGCATTAGCGACGATCAAATTGGATGTTGAAACCGGCGTAACCCTTGATGATCTGGCCATCACAGAAACAGATACCGATGCATTAGCTGAGTTATACCAGCAGATGGGTTTTAAACGTTGGTTAGCGGCGTTAGTTGGTGGTGCTGATGCAACTAAACATGTGTATGCGGGTAAAGCCGCAAAATCGAGTTCAGCTGCAAGTGAGTCTGACAGTGGTGACCTTATTGCAGCTTGCACGATTGAGCGCAGCAATTATGAAACGATTTTAACGCAAGCAGATTTTGATCGTTGGTTAGTGAAGTTACAAAAAGCTGATCTGTTTGCACTCGATACTGAAACGACTAGCCTTAATTACATGCAAGCTGAGTTAGTAGGGCTGTCATTTGCAGTTGCAGAAGGCGAAGCCGCTTATTTGCCGGTTGCCCATGACTATTTAGATGCGCCTGAACAGCTAGACCGTGATCATGTGTTAGCGTCATTAAAAGCGTTACTCGAAGACAGTAATGCAAAAAAAGTTGGTCAAAATTTAAAATACGATAAATCAGTGTTAGCAAACTACGGCATTAACCTCGCGGGTATTGCTTATGACACCATGATTGAATCGTACGTTTATAACAGTATCGCGACGCGTCATAATATGGACAGCTTAGCGGATAAATATTTAAATCATAAAACCATTAGCTTTGAAGAGATCGCCGGTAAAGGTAAAAAACAATTAACCTTTAACCAGATTGAATTAGAGCAAGCGTCACCGTATGCAGCTGAAGATGCCGATGTGACGTTACGTTTGCATAATGTACTGTGGGCGAAACTTGAAGCTGAGCCATCACTCGTTACTTTATTTAACGAGGTTGAATTACCACTCGTTAGCATTCTGTCTGGTGTTGAGCGCCAAGGTGTATTGATTGAGAAATCAAAACTCGATGCGCAAAGTGTTGAACTTGGAATTCGCATGCTGGAGCTAGAAGCTAAAGCACACGAAATTGCTGAGCAACCATTTAACCTGAGTTCGCCAAAACAGCTGCAAGAAATTCTATTTGTAAAAATGGAACTACCGGTTATTAAGAAAACGCCAAAAGGCGCACCATCGACAGCTGAAGAAGTATTACAAGAACTGACTCTTAATTATCCATTACCAAAAATTATTTTAGAGTACCGCAGTTTAAGTAAACTAAAATCAACGTATACCGATAAACTACCAACCTTGATTGAAGAAAAAACCGGACGTGTGCATACGTCTTACCATCAAGCGGTTACTGCGACTGGTCGTTTGTCTTCAAGCGATCCAAATCTACAGAATATCCCAGTACGTGCGGGTGAAGGCCGACGTATCCGTCAGGCATTTATTCCAGAAGCGGGTTACAAATATGTGGCAGTGGATTATAGCCAAATTGAATTACGTATTATGGCGCATTTATCACAAGATAAAGGGCTGCTAACGGCGTTTTCTGAAGGTAAAGATATTCACCGCGCGACGGCAGCAGAAGTATTTTCTGTTGAACTTGACGACGTCACGAGTGATCAACGTCGTAGTGCTAAAGCGATTAACTTTGGGCTTATTTATGGGATGAGTGCATTCGGTTTAGGCCGTCAGCTAAATATTCCACAAAAAGAAGCCAAGCAATACATGGCGCGCTATTTTGAACGTTACCCAGGTGTATTAACGTATATGGATGAAACGCGTAAAGTGGCTAAAGATAAGGGCTATGTTGAAACCTTATCGGGGCGTCGTTTATACCTACCTGAAATTAATGCCCGTAATAAAATGCGTCAAATGGCAGCTGAACGTGCGGCGATTAACGCACCAATGCAAGGGACAGCATCAGATATTATCAAGAAGGCTATGATTAATGTTGCTGGTTGGATTGAGACTGTAGAAGCTGACTCTATCCGTATGCTTATGCAGGTTCACGATGAATTGGTATTTGAGATCAAAGAAGAGCATGTGGATGACTACATTGTTAATATCAAAACCTTGATGGCGGCTGCGATGTCATTGGATGTACCATTACTTGCGGAAGCTGGTGTGGGTGATAACTGGGATGAAGCCCACTAA